From one Diachasmimorpha longicaudata isolate KC_UGA_2023 chromosome 8, iyDiaLong2, whole genome shotgun sequence genomic stretch:
- the LOC135165374 gene encoding RNA-binding protein pno1, with product MNTNAENTSATGSEEKLNPKSSKRRHISESHMEVDAVNGIEGKVKRKHAFKRSKNVEGGEHRKIAVPAHRYTPLKENWTKIFTPVVEHLQLQIRFNLKTRNVELRTAPETPDISNLQKGADFVKAFVIGFEVEDAMALLRLDDLFVETFQVQDVKPLKGDHLSRAIGRLAGKGGRTKFTIENVTKTRIVLADTKIHILGSFQNIQLARRAICNLILGSPPSKVYGQLRNVASRVTEKF from the exons atgAATACAAATGCAGAAAACACCTCGGCAACAGGgagtgaagaaaaattaaaccCGAAATCTTCCAAACGACGACACATTAGTGAAAGTCATATGGAG GTAGACGCTGTAAATGGAATTGAGGGTAAAGTGAAGAGAAAACATGCTTTTAAACGTTCGAAGAACGTTGAAGGAGGAGAGCACAGAAAG ATAGCCGTTCCAGCTCACCGATATACTCCTCTAAAAGAAAACTGGACCAAAATCTTCACACCGGTCGTTGAACATCTCCAGTTGCAGATACGTTTCAATCTGAAAACTAGAAACGTAGAGCTTCGCACAGCCCCGGAGACCCCAGACATATCAAATTTACAGAAAGGAGCTGATTTCGTCAAAGCTTTTGTCATAGGCTTCGAAGTCGAGGATGCAATGGCCCTTCTACGTTTGGACGATTTATTTGTAGAAACGTTCCAAGTGCAGGACGTAAAACCATTGAAGGGAGATCACTTGTCAAGAGCAATAGGACGATTAGCTGGTAAAGGGGGAAGGACAAAATTTACAATTGAAAATGTCACGAAAACACGTATTGTATTGGCAGACACGAAAATTCATATACTAGGATCATTTCAGAATATTCAATTGGCAAGAAGAGCCATTTGTAATTTGATTCTAGGAAGCCCTCCCTCAAAAGTCTATGGACAACTGAGAAATGTGGCCTCACGTGTtacggaaaaattctaa
- the LOC135165371 gene encoding EARP-interacting protein homolog, with protein MDSNNNNPVIYGLEFQARALSAQNAETDIVRFLVGTQSLKLANNQVHLVELNDETNTLRTQVYHHTVGEIWSLEASTTDADKLITSYSTLNDEGMCVMKGALWRLPDISQNDGVIRNDMENSLEKLADLDTTPYGNELKTIVYHPVDGGKAMAVVDNKFVLLSLDEASPQVSTVGTLAGKGQPRFTTGKWNPHNGCNQFVTLNENNIRGWDLRSPSEEAWTILSAHSQIIRDLDFNINKQYILATCGDDGYMKFWDIRSPSAPLACRMEHSHWVWKIRINRFHDQLVLTSSSDSRVILSSIPSVSSEPYGENISLENSVSDKKVMDDGVIGKYEEHEDSVYAVEWSSADPWTFASLSYDGRLVINKVPRKYKYKILL; from the exons ATGGATAGCAACAACAACAATCCCGTAATCTATGGGTTAGAGTTTCAG GCGCGTGCTTTATCAGCGCAAAATGCTGAAACTGACATAGTCAGATTTCTCGTTGGAACTCAGTCGTTGAAATTGGCGAATAATCAAGTGCACTTGGTGGAATTAAATGACGAAACAAATACATTGAGAACTCAAGTTTATCACCACACAGTTGGAGAAATATGGTCTCTGGAAGCATCGACAACAGACGCGGATAAACTAATTACCTCCTACAGTACTTTAAATG ATGAGGGTATGTGTGTAATGAAGGGCGCCTTGTGGAGACTCCCAGATATCAGCCAAAATGATGGAGTCATCCGCAATGATATGGAAAATAGTTTGGAGAAACTGGCGGATCTCGACACAACTCCGTATGGAAATGAATTGAAGACAATTGTTTATCATCCAGTGGATGGTGGAAAGGCAATGGCAGTGGTTGATAACAAATTTGTTCTTTTGAGTCTTGATGAAGCCTCTCCTCAG GTTTCAACAGTAGGTACATTGGCTGGTAAAGGACAGCCTCGATTCACAACGGGAAAATGGAATCCTCATAATGGTTGTAATCAATTCGTAAcactcaatgaaaataatatcagGGGTTGGGACTTGAGAAGTCCATCAGAGGAAGCTTGGACAATCCTGTCAGCGCATTCTCAAATAATAAG AGATCTGGATTTCAACATAAATAAGCAATACATATTAGCAACTTGTGGAGACGACGGATATATGAAATTTTGGGACATAAGATCACCCAGTGCACCACTAGCATGCCGAATGGAACACTCCCATTGGGTCTGGAAAATTCGAATTAATCGTTTTCACGATCAGCTGGTGTTGACATCAAGCAGTGATTCTCGAGTCATTCTTTCTAGCATTCCTTCAGTATCGTCAGAGCCCTATGGTGAGAATATCTCATTGGAGAACTCAGTGAGTGATAAAAAAGTTATGGACGATGGGGTCATTGGTAAATACGAAGAGCATGAAGACAGTGTTTATGCTGTTGAATGGTCATCAGCTGATCCGTGGACTTTTGCCTCACTCAGTTACGATGGACGACTGGTCATTAACAAAGTACCACGTAAATATAAGTATAAAATTCTTTtataa
- the LOC135165370 gene encoding type-2 histone deacetylase 1, whose translation MISISRLRGKILGQAGRMMTAMARTPCKSATTQQQQQQTFRENNNSYSNTNRNYWDMQRQPSLPLTYTRAQHRQTIDHTGKRKSAVELLQESKAFYVKSEIVLDRKQELKNSGHLQVAPSTNAGAPPRLLRKCTNIVSCSVNLQQQQQQQSLSMSCSCAGGSVGCSRSSKISDGILSPQRTLPPVLPPKSPRLISVPQRRAISGPPSTAGGDQLQAKLRKLLNTDSKENIHFIDSPGSINNYSIRGNASNVTSLPPKSPSPSPSPSGQLSPAVNCQLSPRSGQSNLSVEVRFKFGRSHSHSHTSTKNHNKSNSGISSPPAICQTTICHKSLPDLHTSARRRASLSPRASTKSSSKPINVNVNCPDCETSSDYSDQSFKRDSICYQSSRHMRRSVGSAGGNDANSVLSSGGRTQKSSGSSKLSHGATARDSGGSSGHCTHRSEPPPRIQECWGHIRRDSGASTQHSTDKDRSRRGSSHVSGGTPPTILRNLSIDDSESSNSPTDYSSTRNLRFSDGWKEGRGRPILRSKSDISDRYWRHDNSGANTERKKKPKQQHVQQQQQQPPPPPPRPPKSIAELENFFDRLGLDSDNYDRIIVPLSNSSSPVFFDSVSSVDSALGLYSWSGHNQSSSNNDGQWQGNNCSATNEETSQRVSDPPSIVERNARIIKWLCQCRKTQFGYS comes from the exons ATGATTTCTATTAGTCGCCTAAGAGGTAAAATACTGGGACAAGCGGGGAGAATGATGACTGCTATGGCAAGAACACCCTGTAAATCGGCAACCACCCAGCAACAACAGCAACAAACATTccgagaaaataataatagttaCAGTAATACGAATCGAAATTATTGGGATATGCAGAGACAGCCATCGTTACCATTGACTTACACCAGGGCTCAACATCGCCAGACAATTGATCACACTG GTAAGAGAAAGAGTGCAGTGGAATTGTTGCAAGAATCTAAAGCTTTTTACGTGAAGAGTGAAATAGTACTGGATCGGAAGCAAGAGTTGAAGAACAGTGGACATCTCCAAGTTGCTCCATCAACAAATGCTGGTGCACCACCACGATTACTCCGAAAGTGTACAAATATAGTTTCGTGCAGCGTTAATCtgcagcagcagcaacaacaGCAATCTTTGTCAATGAGTTGCAGTTGTGCTGGAGGTTCAGTTGGATGCAGTCGTTCAAGTAAAATAAGCGATGGTATTTTGAGTCCTCAACGTACACTGCCCCCGGTACTACCCCCAAAGAGTCCACGACTGATATCGGTACCGCAGAGACGGGCTATATCGGGTCCCCCAAGCACTGCAGGAGGCGATCAGCTTCAGGCAAAGCtacgaaaattattgaacacgGATAGCAAAGAGAACATTCATTTTATTGACTCACCaggatcaataaataattactctATTCGTGGTAATGCCAGTAACGTAACATCACTACCACCAAAATCACCATCTCCATCACCATCTCCATCCGGTCAATTATCTCCAGCGGTTAATTGTCAATTATCTCCACGATCAGGACAGTCTAATCTGTCAGTTGAAGTACGATTTAAATTTGGTAGAAGTCACTCACACTCTCACACATCAACGAAAAATCACAATAAATCCAATAGCGGTATTAGCTCACCACCGGCAATTTGCCAGACCACAATTTGCCATAAATCGTTACCCGATTTGCACACCAGTGCACGCCGACGTGCATCCTTATCACCTAGAGCCTCTACAAAGTCTTCGAGCAAGCCTATCAATGTTAATGTTAATTGCCCTGATTGTGAGACCAGCTCGGATTATTCAGATCAGAGTTTCAAGCGGGACTCGATTTGTTATCAGAGTTCAAGACATATGAGAAGATCAGTGGGATCAGCAGGGGGAAATGATGCCAACAGTGTTTTATCATCGGGTGGACGTACACAAAAATCATCGGGATCAAGTAAACTCAGTCATGGAGCAACAGCCAGAGATTCTGGTGGCTCATCGGGTCACTGCACTCATCGCAGTGAACCGCCACCACGAATTCAAGAGTGTTGGGGCCATATACGTCGTGACAGTGGAGCTTCAACTCAACACTCGACCGATAAAGATCGATCCAGAAGAGGCAGCAGTCACGTTAGCGGTGGAACTCCACCTACAATTTTACGGAACTTGAGCATCGATGACTCAGAGAGCAGCAATAGTCCAACTGATTATAGTTCTACTCGCAATTTAAGATTCTCGGATGGATGGAAAGAAGGACGTGGTCGTCCAATTCTACGATCCAAATCGGACATCAGTGATCGCTATTGGCGACATGATAACAGCGGTGCCAATACCGAGCGCAAGAAAAAACCGAAACAACAACATGTGCAACAGCAGCAACAACAACCaccgccaccaccaccacGACCACCAAAATCCATCGCCgagttggagaattttttcgatCGTCTTGGACTTGATTCGGATAATTATGATCGTATAATTGTACCATTGTCAAATTCCTCATCACCCGTATTCTTCGATAGTGTTAGTTCAGTTGATTCAGCCCTGGGATTGTATTCGTGGTCTGGTCACAATCAATCGAGTAGTAATAATGATGGACAGTGGCAGGGAAACAATTGTAGCGCAACTAATGAAGAAACTAGTCAGAGAGTGAGTGATCCACCGAGCATTGTCGAGAGAAATGctagaataataaaatggtTGTGTCAATGCCGAAAAACACAATTTGGGTACAGTTAA
- the LOC135165372 gene encoding transforming growth factor beta regulator 1 → MSHSYERYCNSYHQNAQLQENVKYKKKYRKLKRIVKNLVFENAALCDQVSSMQENLVVVNEERLFLLRKLCQFQGENESSGSRSQLNFNNHMYCQSLNSEVTAKRTNRKKSPSDNHSSSSGINIETKPKARRYGKTAKKLVQLIPLDVHGRPRFPISIGDLTVYSLGEIITDKVTYHTEDHIYPVGFCSTRVYASLKNPRLKALYTCKILDGGVNPRFEIVSDTDLDQPLVGATPDECHAKLLSSISPILCNIVPKGGYFFGISQPTIQNLIQSSPGTRKLSLYKPHRFEVSKNQPNENGMTTPSEEEMDPGVNFTVLHRTFAFISDYRVKEEPCDHDI, encoded by the exons ATGTCACATTCATATGAACGTTATTGTAACAGTTATCACCAAAATGCACAACTGCAAGAAAATGTCaaatacaagaaaaagtacAGGAAACTGAAAAGAATTGTGAAAAATCTAGTGTTT gagAATGCAGCACTGTGTGATCAAGTCTCCAGCATGCAGGAGAATCTGGTGGTGGTGAATGAAGaacgtttatttttattgagaaaattGTGCCAATTTCAAGGAGAGAATGAGTCATCAGGATCGAGatctcaattgaattttaataatcacATGTACTGCCAGAGTCTGAATAGCGAGGTTACTGCTAAAAGGACGAATAGAAAAAAGTCTCCAAGTGATAATCACAGTAGCAGCAGTGGAATAAATATtg agACAAAACCAAAAGCCAGACGTTATGGAAAAACAGCAAAAAAACTGGTACAACTGATACCTCTTGATGTTCATGGAAGACCACGGTTTCCCATTTCCATTGGAGATTTGACTGTGTATTCACTCGGTGAAATAATAACCGACAAAGTTACTTATCATACCGAGGATCACATATATCCAGTTGGCTTTTGCAGTACGAGAGTCTATGCAAGTCTCAAGAATCCCCGACTAAAGGCTTTGTACACTTGCAAAATTTTAGACGGAGGTGTTAACCCCAG ATTTGAAATTGTCTCAGACACTGATTTGGACCAACCCCTGGTGGGTGCAACACCTGATGAATGTCATGCTAAATTATTATCGTCGATATCCCCAATACTCTGTAATATAGTACCAAAGGGTGGATATTTCTTTGGTATATCACAGCCTACTATACAGAATTTAATTCAGAGTTCACCTGGAACGAGAAAGCTGTCTCTTTACAAACCCCACCGTTTTGAG GTCAGCAAAAATCAACCGAACGAGAATGGAATGACTACCCCCTCCGAAGAGGAAATGGATCCTGGCGTCAATTTTACAGTATTACACAGAACGTTCGCGTTCATCTCTGACTATCGAGTAAAAGAAGAGCCTTGTGATCATGACATTTAA
- the LOC135165373 gene encoding etoposide-induced protein 2.4 homolog has product MDNVTGILRAMCCGFTDSLKGAMVLFYMDKHINERLKASPSATHRKDANSSPKIGLKGQRESKILKRTIQCCALNGGVFWASILIFECGLLPFLKYSLTIVFGHSPGMGVMVWSWTHPFLSLTFGTVWVLPLFLLSRIVNSLWFQDIADSAYRYRQGRPLLLSSVSKLIADTLFSILVQALFLCQGMLVSRIPIPPIGDILALIHMCLLYALYAFEYKWFNMGWELHRRLTFIEANWPYFVGFGLPLAVLTQMPNSYVISGCVFSILFPLFIVSGNEAQPVTGTCDCPLKLFSPVIAIANTLFNKTIGPAQHRVTGVD; this is encoded by the exons ATGGATAACGTAACA GGAATATTACGAGCTATGTGCTGTGGGTTTACGGACAGTCTCAAGGGTGCAATGGTACTTTTCTACATGGATAAGCATATTAATGAACGACTTAAAGCATCGCCTAGTGCAACCCATAGGAAAGATGCTAATTCAAGCCCAAAAATTGGGTTAAAGGGACAGAG agaatccaaaatattaaaaagaaCGATTCAATGCTGTGCTTTAAATGGCGGAGTTTTTTGGGCGAGCATACTTATCTTCGAATGTGGATTATTgccatttttaaaatattcattaactaTTGTTTTTGGGCATTCACCGGGTATGGGAGTGATGGTTTGGTCATGGACACATCCATTTTTATCATTGACATTTGGTACTGTTTGGGTTCTAccactttttttattgagtagAATAGTGAACAGCTTGTGGTTTCAG gaTATAGCAGACAGTGCATACAGATACAGACAGGGAAGACCTCTCCTACTGTCGAGTGTTAGCAAACTGATAGCTGATACGCTCTTCAGTATTCTCGTTCAGGCGCTATTTCTTTGCCAGGGTATGCTTGTATCGAGGATACCAATACCACCCATTGGTGATATACTTGCACTAATACATATGTGCCTTTTATATGCTCTGTATGCATTCGAGTATAAGTGGTTTAATATGGGTTGGGAGCTCCACAGACGGCTCACATTTATTGAAGCCAATTGGCCATATTTCGTTGGCTTTGGTCTGCCTTTAGCTGTTTTAACACAAATGCCAAATTCTTATGTTATTAG CGGTTGCGtattttcaattctatttCCATTGTTCATTGTCAGCGGAAATGAGGCTCAACCAGTGACAGGAACCTG tgATTGCcccttaaaattattttctcctgtCATTGCCATCGCCAACACCCTCTTCAATAAGACCATCGGACCAGCACAGCATCG tgTAACCGGTGTGGACTGA
- the LOC135165389 gene encoding uncharacterized protein LOC135165389, which yields MREQELNSDIANEVLQVLQLMEYDRMLSIHCLLLIVITFLEAVSGDPTLQVVMENVDIKTDDNAFFDPWAVSVAGSGDKLTLKIPVKNELPLTMMMQLVMNLDGNEMVNFEGTLCASLEDELIGKEIIGHGLPKDQFPKRCPIPVGADWEIREWTFPTEKMPPGIPDGPADGVLTIFEEGKAPIVTLKAKGKIMHKVPAFGR from the exons ATGCGAGAACAGGAATTGAATAGTGATATCGCGAATGAGGTTCTTCAGGTGCTTCAATTGATGGAATACGACAGGATGTTATCCATTCATTGTCTTCTTCTCATCGTGATTACGTTTTTGGAGGCTGTGTCAGGAGac CCAACGCTGCAGGTTGTGATGGAAAATGTCGATATCAAGACGGATGATAATGCCTTCTTCGATCCTTGGGCAGTTAGTGTGGCTGGGTCAGGTGACAAACTCACACTGAAAATACCAGTTAAAAATGAGCTGCCTCTCACCATGATG ATGCAATTAGTGATGAACTTGGATGGCAATGAAATGGTGAATTTCGAGGGGACACTGTGTGCGAGCCTGGAAGATGAACTTATTGGTAAAGAAATAATTGGACATGGCCTGCCAAAGGATCAGTTCCCCAAAAGATGTCCAATCCCAGtg GGAGCAGACTGGGAAATACGCGAATGGACTTTTCCCACCGAGAAAATGCCACCAGGTATTCCAGACGGTCCAGCTGATGGTGTACTGACGATATTTGAAGAGGGAAAAGCTCCTATAGTAACCCTTAAAGCCAAAGGAAAGATTATGCACAAGGTCCCTGCATTTGGCCGTTAA
- the LOC135165386 gene encoding ribosome-recycling factor, mitochondrial → MRHLLLTLSRASHDTSAILSSALYTSRNISHFVSRNDVCFIKNGPASAVLLPQQSLHERIQRISMTPVFEKVKQKSDKKKLGKSQNVDMNELSEVIDVDKFTSQMNYSIEEMKKNFITNVSLRSSIGAIEKVVVNFEGEDFILEELVQISRKPKIVILNVTTFPQAIPQVLDAISKSGLNLNPQQDGTTIFVPIPKVTKEHREGLAKNAKALFIKCRDSLKDIKNKEIKDMKKIPSISEDQVRRVQSHLETLCEKYVKEAEILLDTKQKELLRTE, encoded by the exons atgagGCATTTATTGTTAACGTTATCAAGAGCATCTCACGATACATCAGCTATTCTTTCATCTGCTCTCTACACGTCTCGTAATATCTCGCATTTCGTGTCAAGAAATGATGTGTGTTTTATCAAGAATGGACCAGCATCAGCTGTGTTATTGCCTCAACAATCCCTGCATGAGAGAATTCAGAGGATCTCCATGACTCCAGTTTTTGAGAAAGTCAAACAAAAAAGTGACAAgaaaaaacttggaaaatcTCAGAATGTCGACATGAACGAACTCTCGGAAGTCATCGATGTTGATAAATTCACCAGccaaatgaattattccatCGAGGAGATGAAGAAAAACTTCATAACTAACGTTTCTCTCAGGTCTTCCATTGGGGCCATTGAAAAGGTCGTTGTCAATTTCGAGGGGGAAGATTTCATACTCGAGGAGCTGGTACAAATTTCCAGGAAACCAAAAATCGTTATCCTCAATGTCACGACTTTTCCTCAAGCTATTCCTCAGGTTCTCGATGCCATCAGCAAGAGTGGACTGAATTTAAATCCTCAACAGGATGGAACGACTATTTTTGTTCCAATACCAAA AGTAACAAAAGAGCACCGAGAAGGTCTAGCAAAAAATGCAAAAGCCCTCTTCATAAAATGTCGAGACAGCCTCAAAGACATCAAGAACAAAGAGATAaaagacatgaaaaaaattccgtcaATCTCCGAAGACCAAGTGCGAAGAGTCCAGAGTCATCTCGAAACTCTCTGCGAAAAATATGTGAAAGAAGCTGAAATTCTACTAGACACTAAGCAAAAAGAACTCCTCAGGACCGAATAA
- the LOC135165385 gene encoding uncharacterized protein LOC135165385 yields MCALLLSVWSGVSCSRGIIRSSSSVVNLLRRKSSICVTDKMTNDESVYDPHLRHLFDGPTSFNVYKKDIVNLSVGAPGPDLLKNCGKMMLKATEHRTVEEEKEGMHYLFQYGVTAGLWECREELSKFLTRRYQDTSVKRENLVLTCGATHGLQLLLTTILSPNGVIFVEEVTYMIALDVFRQFPFMRIVAIPMEDKTVDLEAFDRIVTEEKGKANYYLNDQKIFWGVFYTIPTYHNPTGMVLAPDKCEKLVEIARKNSIAIACDDVYNLLHYKEGPPPRRLLAYDSPEDSNYKGGNVISNGSFSKILSPAIRLGWIEGPPRVIKILRTSGILLSGGAPNHYVSGVITSLLELKYADEHLDLLRTTYAERLAAVCDTLDRYLPRCCSYSKPEGGYFIWITLPPDCDASEFMKWCNDKYKVAAIPGARFSNTGESKNFMRLSISFHSVQTLRDATQKLCEGLLTYVRNHMKP; encoded by the exons ATGTGTGCGTTATTATTGAGCGTATGGAGTGGAGTCAGTTGTAGTCGAGGTATCATACGCAGTTCATCGTCAGTCGTCAATCTATTAAGACGCAAAAG TTCGATTTGCGTGACAGATAAGATGACGAATGACGAATCAGTATATGATCCACATTTGCGTCACTTATTCGATGGACCTACATCCTTCAATGTTTATAAAAAAGACATTGTTAACTTGTCCGTGGGAGCGCCGGGACCTGACCTACTCAAGAATTGCGGAAAGATGATGCTGAAGGCGACTGAGCATCGAACg GTCGAAGAAGAGAAAGAGGGAATGCATTATCTTTTCCAGTATGGAGTGACTGCAGGTCTGTGGGAATGTCGAGAAGAACTCTCAAAGTTCCTAACACGACGTTATCAAGATACATCCGTCAAAAGAGAAAATCTCGTGTTGACTTGTGGCGCAACTCACGGATTGCAGTTATTATTGACAACAATCTTATCACCGAATGGAGTTATTTTCGTTGAGGAAGTTACTTACATGATCGCTCTCGATGTCTTCAGGCAATTCCCATTCATGAGAATCGTTGCAA TTCCTATGGAAGATAAAACAGTTGATCTCGAGGCTTTCGATAGAATCGTCACAGAGGAAAAAGGGAAGGCCAACTATTATTTGAATGATCAGAAGATTTTTTGGGGAGTGTTTTACACTATTCCAACTTATCATAATCCTACTGGGATGGTCCTTGCACCAG ATAAATGTGAAAAGCTCGTTGAAAtagcaagaaaaaattcaatagcaaTTGCTTGTGATGACGTTTACAATCTTCTCCACTACAAAGAAGGTCCTCCACCGAGACGATTACTGGCATATGATTCACCAGAGGATTCAAATTATAAAGGAGGTAATGTGATATCGAATGGATCGTTTTCAAAGATCCTGTCACCAGCTATTCGACTAGGATGGATCGAGGGGCCTCCACGAGTCATCAAAATTTTGCGCACATC AGGAATTTTGCTTAGCGGAGGAGCACCTAATCACTATGTTTCTGGAGTCATTACCAGTCTCCTTGAACTCAAATATGCAGATGAACATTTGGATTTACTACGAACGACATATGCT GAACGTTTAGCAGCAGTTTGTGATACTTTAGACCGTTACCTTCCCCGGTGCTGCAGCTATAGTAAGCCAGAGGGAGGATATTTCATCTGGATTACCCTCCCACCAG ATTGTGATGCATCTGAATTCATGAAATGGTGCAACGACAAGTATAAAGTAGCTGCAATACCAGGTGCAAGATTTTCCAACACTGGAGAgtctaaaaattttatgagacTCAGTATTTCATTCCATTCAGTTCAAACACTGAGAGATGCTACACAGAAGTTGTGCGAGGGATTACTCACCTACGTAAGGAACCACATGAAGCCCTAG